A region from the Mya arenaria isolate MELC-2E11 chromosome 2, ASM2691426v1 genome encodes:
- the LOC128204442 gene encoding nucleolar protein 11-like → MESIAFCKIVNEPSFLFVAGGHAEDSIVVSNKTKSCNIYTLADQKLVKSWSLRHGVTITSPVQWDKKQQKFMCVANYKDVHTWDIATNDWEKSKKKHSTLPIHELMVVDSEEAVILYSSGAIGPLSGLKQPPSPGPVTGTDAILWAQAAQLAGRVTVMYIAGNEGNMTLYVYSQTDDSWECTESKISPPKVGVSLSTCDCTVSESSADIILLWSGGQLTTVSVGVGTITQGSLSHTVHGCQGEVAMVTLNDFHIAVAGVQKDGKYGICIIDMKYGLQKSFQPFAERPQCKPKLVHVGDRLFVPCHTTLYVYQYQCEPSTLASLLGQTGAGEHTDTHTVPAHLHWEPNIKPQKEHVTKNPDKLLEKFQKAINKSSDYQQFKKAFSSLVLDLKKAENHHWLMSNHMTQLVQRILGEKKFWANQELEQLIANNFIPISVLPALFECLAGRSEVSLVYRALMSLNNVPERCLCQALTFFLQVNDEKIPRFITSDAGNGVDTEDLDNKMDSEQNVERIDENVDDSDENDVSDNEESDEHEPEIDGEGDEGTGEQDSIVVADTKYKRWRAKYPIKKNRTYLVYP, encoded by the exons ATGGAAAGCAttgcattttgtaaaattgttaacGAACCTAGTTTTCTGTTTGTTGCTGGTGGCCATGCCGAAGACTCGATAGTTGTTTCAAACAAAACGAAATCATGCAACATATATACG CTAGCAGACCAGAAATTAGTGAAAAGCTGGTCTCTACGCCATGGAGTTACAATTACAAGTCCAGTACAGTgggataaaaaacaacaaaagtttATGTGTGTTGCAAATTATAAG GATGTGCATACTTGGGACATAGCAACAAATGATTGggaaaaatcaaagaaaaaacat TCTACTCTGCCCATACATGAGCTGATGGTAGTTGATAGTGAGGAAGCAGTGATACTGTACAGTTCTGGGGCTATAGGTCCCCTCTCGGGCCTCAAACAGCCGCCCAGTCCTGGCCCAGTCACAGGTACAGATGCCATATTGTGGGCCCAGGCTGCACAGCTGGCGGGGAGGGTTACAGTCATGTATATTGCAGGGAATGAG GGCAACATGACACTGTATGTATACAGCCAGACTGATGACTCCTGGGAATGCACAGAGTCCAAGATTTCCCCACCTAAAGTTGGGGTCAGCCTCTCAACCTGTGATTGCACTGTTTCAGAATCTTCTGCTGACATAATTCTGCTTT GGTCTGGCGGCCAGCTAACTACAGTCTCAGTGGGGGTCGGAACTATCACTCAAGGCAGTCTGTCCCACACAGTGCATGGTTGCCAAGGGgaggttgccatggtaaccttAAATGACTTTCACATTGCTGTTGCCGGCGTCCAGAAAGATGGGAAAT ATGGTATATGCATCATTGACATGAAGTATGGACTCCAGAAATCCTTCCAACCTTTCGCAGAAAGACCACAGTGTAAACCAAAG TTGGTGCATGTGGGAGACCGCCTGTTTGTGCCCTGCCATACGACCCTGTATGTATACCAGTACCAGTGTGAGCCCTCAACCCTCGCCAGCCTGCTGGGACAGACTGGGGCCGGGGAACATACAGACACACACACCGTCCCGGCACACCTACACTGGGAACCCAACATAAAG CCTCAGAAAGAGCATGTGACTAAGAATCCTGACAAATTACTTGAGAAGTTCCAGAAGGCAATTAACAAATCATCA GACTACCAGCAGTTCAAAAAAGCATTTTCGTCACTAGTTTTGGACCTTAAGAAAGCAGAGAATCACCATTGGTTGATGAGTAATCACATGACCCAGCTGGTGCAGAGGATTCTGGGAGAAAAGAAATTCTGGGCAAACCAAGAATTGGAGCAACTCATTGCAAATAACTTTATTCCAATCAG TGTTTTGCCTGCGTTATTTGAGTGTCTGGCGGGAAGGAGTGAAGTATCGCTTGTGTACCGGGCTCTCATGTCCCTCAACAATGTACCAGAGAGGTGCCTCTGTCAGGCTCTCACATTCTTCCTACA agttaATGATGAGAAGATACCTCGTTTTATAACCTCTGACGCGGGAAATGGTGTTGATACAGAGGATTTGGACAACAAAATGGACTCTGAACAGAATGTAGAGAGAATAGATGAGAATGTTGATGACAGTGATGAGAATGATGTGTCAGATAATGAGGAGAGTGATGAACATGAGCCGGAGATAGATGGGGAGGGAGATGAGGGGACGGGTGAGCAGGACAGTATTGTTGTGGCTGACACCAAGTACAAGAGATGGAGGGCAAAGTACCCCATCAAGAAAAACAGAACTTACCTGGTGTATCCTTGA